TTGCGAAATCTAGAAAAAGTGAATTTTGAAAATGATTTTTTGAGATTTGCTTTAAAGGCGAAATAAAAATTAAACCTGTGATGAATCTATTACCAGAGGATGAAATTGATTTCTCAGGAAGCAAATAAGGGAGGTTTTCGGCTGTTTTCTAAGCAGAACGCGCCTATTTGCGCTGGGAGGCTCAATCGTGGCTGATTGTGCTGATCACCTCATAAAAATCCTCCAACCGATGGCTAGATTGGAGGATGGGACTGAAGGAAAGGGCGATCGAGTGGTTGGGGATGGATTAAACCAAAACTGGTTTTAGGCGATCGGCTTGGTGTCCATGGCGGCAAGTTGGGCGATCGGTTGCCATGCGGTCACATCAGCCAGGAGACTTTCATAGCCCAGATCATTGGGGTGCAAACCATCGGAGCCGAGGCGCTGTTCAACCCAGGAAGCCCCACGCGCGAGCCACAATTCAAAACAGTCTAAAAACGGAATCCGTCGCGTCTCACAGGCCCGACGGATCACTTCTTTATATTGATACTGATCGGCGTGGTTGTAATACAAACACTCTAAGAAGGGCATTTTGCTGGGGTTGACGGGAATCATGCCCACAAACAAGACGGGACAGAGGCCCTGGGCCCGATCGAGCAAGGCTTCCACTTGCGGGCCAAAGATTTCAATGGGGGTCATGTTTTTGCCATCGGCCCGGCCCACTCGCGGCGAATCATTGGTGCCCACGGAAAGAATCAGGCGATCGGGCAGGCGATTGCGCAACTCGCCCCGGCTGCGAAATTCCAACTCCAGTCGATCGCTCACTTGGCTCACCTTGTCGCCCCGAACGCCCAAGTTATAAATCACATGGCCGGCTGAGTCGGGAGCCATCCACTGGCGGCGCAATCGTTCAACCCAACCGCCGCCACTGAGATCGCCGTAGCCATAAATCACACTGTCGCCCATGGCAATGATGCGGAGGGGTTGCGGTTGCTTGGGCCGAAATGGAGTCACCACGGCGTTATGGCGCATGACAGGAGACGCGATCGGAGCTTGCATAGGCTGCGGCGTGGAACGCGATCGAGAAAGGAATTGAGCCGGAATGTATCACTGCTGGGATGCTTGAGGCAATCACCCATCCCTAATCATCCTCACAGTGGGATTGAGCCTGATTCCGGGTCAAAGGAGCCGATCGGGACAGTTTTGGCGATGGTTGTGGCGATGGTTGCGGCGGCTGGGTCAAGGCTGGACAAATTCGGTTGGGGCAAAGTTGGGGGACATTCAGGGCGAATCCGGAGCGAATCCGGAGCGAATCCGGTTTGAACCAAAAGAACGCAACAGGCTACATCGGCCACCAAGGGAGTTTGCTAATCTCTCGATCGCCCTTGATAATACGCCCCGGACTGCCCAGGCCCCGACCGCCTCTCCCGCCAAACTCCGCTGAACCACCTTCAACCACCCGCAAGTAACCTGCCGTTTCCCATGAGCAAAGTCTTCCGCGAGCTGCTGAAAACCATCGGCAGCGGGCCCCACACAGGCAAAAATTTGGATCGATCGCAGGCCGCCGAAGCCATGCGACTGATGTTGACCCAGGCGGCCACCCCAGCCCAAATTGGTGCGTTTCTGATTGCCCATCGGATTAAGCGGCCCACGGGCGAAGAGTTGGCGGGCATGTTGGATGCTTACGCTGAGTTGGGGCCGCGCTTGGGGCCGATCGACCTCGATCGGCCCTTGGTCAGCTTTGGGATTCCCTATGACGGGCGATCGCGCACGGCCCCTTTGGGCATCGCCACGGGGTTGATCTTGGCGGCGGCGGGGTTTCCCTTGCTGTTTCATGGGGGCGATCGCATGGCCACGAAATATGGCATCACCCTCACGGAACTGTGGCAGGCCTTGGGTTTGGATTGGACTCGGGCCCGTTGGGAGCAGGTGGAACGGTGCTTGGTAGAACAGGGCCTAACCTACTGCTACCTGCCGAAGCATTTCCCCGAAACCTTGCCCCTGGCGGCCTACCGCGATGAAATTGGCAAACGGCCGCCCCTGGCCACCCTGGAGCTGTTGTGGTCGCCCTACCAAGGGCTCCAACATCGGGTGATGGGGTTTGTGCATCCGCCCACGGAACAGATGATGCGTGATGCCTTGGCGCTGCATCAAATTGAGTCTTTCACCACGGTCAAGGGCCTCGAAGGCAGTCCCGACTTACCGCACGATCGGACAGTAATCACGGGATTGGGGCAACCGGGCCGGTTCGATCGCCTCTGTCTCAACCCCTGGGATTTGGGATATAGCCAAAGCAATTTGCCCCTGGGGACGGCTGTTGAATGGGCTGAAAACTTGAGTTCCCTGTTCCAAGGGAACCATGGCCAAGATCACCCCTGGCGCACCAGTGTGATTTGGAATGCGGGTTTCTATCTTTGGCGACTGAGCAGCGCTGGCTCCGATCGGCCCGATGACTTCACCGATCGAACGCCATTGAAGAATTACTTGGCTCAGGCGGCCACGATTTTGGATCAAGGATTAGCCTGGCAGAAGCTTTTGGATCTGCGATCCCATCTGGCGATCGCCCCAGAATAGGCAAGAATGGGCAAGCAGAATCAACCCCAAACCGGTTAACAATTCCGGCCCAGAGGGGTCTGACTCCCATGTTAGACTCGCATGTGACTCATCAAAACGATCGACTATCGCTCCTCTGCACACGAGCGTCCCATCGGTGGGGCGCTTTTTCGTAGGTGAGCGATCGCTTGCAGGATACCAGACTCGTTGAAACTTTGGGGCTGGGAATCCCGATCGGGGCCCCAAGAGATCCACAAACCATGCATCAATCCAGACTGGATCAATTTAGACTGAAATCTAGACTGAGATTCAGATTGATGATCAGTTTGATGATCAGTAAATTCCTATCGGTGATTAACCATTGGCTATGAACCGCAAACGGCAACCCGCCCGCGATCCCTACCGCGATCGCGACAGTTATCGCAGTGATTATCGGGGAAACGCTCGCGAGTCGGCCGGGCGCGACGCGGATCGCGAACCGAGATCGGAAGGGCGATCGCCCGAACCACCCAAGAAAAAAGGCTTTAACTACACGGTGGTGGCGATTTTGGCCGGCGTGTTCATCCTGGGTATGGGCGTGGGCATTGGGTTCAGCTCTTCGGCCAGTGTTGATCCGCAAAATGTGGCTTCGCGGGAATTTATCGATCGGGCGGCTCCCAACCCGGAACTTTGTGCCCAATTTGGAGCCAGCGCCATTTCCATGAATGCGCGCATTTTTGTGACCCTCAGCCCCTTCAGTGTTTACGTGTCCCAGCCGGAAATGCAGCCCGGTTGCGTCATGCGCAGCAACAACTGGGCCGTGCTGCAACAACGGGGCGTGGTGACGGATAAACAGGTTTCCGAATGCAAAAACCGGATGAATACCTTTGCTTTCACCGGCAGCATTGACAGCAAACCCCGTGTGGACTGTGTTTATCAAAACGACTCGGCGGGGAACCTGTTCTTGAATCAGCCCGGCGTGGTTCCGGCCCAAGAAAGCGATCGTTTCTAGCGTGACCCACGGGGGAATAAAGACGGGATGTTGGCTTATGGATTGGCGATTTTAGTGGCGATCGGGAGCCTGTTGCTCTACGCGATCGCCCTGCGGTTTCCGATCCTGTCACGGCGTAGTGACGTGATTTGGAGCAGCTTTGGCCTGTTTTATGCCCTCGTGTTGTGGGTTTGCAGTGGTCAACTGCATGGGGCCGTGCTGCTCAGCCAAGGGGTGGTGGTGGGGTTGATGGCCTGGCAAGGGTGGCAAACCCTGGTGCTGCGCGAACAAGTGGCGCGATCGAGCCTGGATGAGGTGCTGGTTGCCGCGTTGCCCCAGTTCGATCGCTGGGCCGGGTTGCTGAATCTCTTTCGCCCCAGCCAGCCTAACTTGACCGGTTGGCAAGCTTTCCGCCAATCCCTCACTGGTTTTGGGATCGTGCTTTGGATCCAGATCCAGACCCAATTGGCCAACCTGCGAGCTTCCCGATCGCCCGGCAGCAGTCCTGCCCCAACGCCTAGCCCAGCACCCAAACCAACGCCCAGCCCAACGCCACCCCCGACCAACGCCGCAGCCGCGCCGCCCGCTCCGGTCAGCCCCACCACAGGCAGCGAAGGGCAAAGCACAGGGCAAAGTGCAGAGCAAAGCACAAGGCAAAGTGCAGAGCAAAGCACAGGGCAACCGGTTTACGTGCGCAAGAAATATCGCCAACCGCCGGAAGGTGCGCCCCCCAATCAGACTACGCCGTCGCCTGCTCCTTCCCCTGAGCCTGTGCCCGAGGGTTCCAAGCCCGTTTACGTGCGCAAGAAATATCGTCAGGCCCTGGAAAACTCATCTCCTGTCCCCAGTCCAAATTCTGTCCCCAGTGCAAACCCCGTAACGCCTGCCAATGCGTCGGCGGATTCACCGTCGCCCGCTGCTGCAAGACCGGACAACTCAGAACCGATCGCCCCCAGACCACCCCGCCCCCGACCCACCCCCTCGCGCACGGTCAAACTCGACGGGGCCAATTTGCCCGATGAAGTGGTGGTGGATTACGAAGAGTTGCCCCCGCGCCCGCCACGGCCCCGTCGCCCACCGGCCGGGTAAGGGGAGTTTGGGTGGTTCGGGAGGAACCGATTCGCACTCCTTCGCTTCCCAGACCGGTCAAAGCAAGCCGCTACAATGGTTAACAGCCGTGCTGAACGGTCGTTGGCCGCGTTCTGGTGAACAGCAGGAGCCAACCATGCTGGTTAACAGCGCTGAAGTTTGTTTTTGAGTGCCTGCCCCGTGAGTTCCACCGTTCCTCCAGTGCGATCGACCTTGCAACCCGCCATTTCCCTGAGCAACGTCACCAAGGCCTTTTCCACGGGAACCGTTGCCCTACAAGATGTGTCCCTCACGATCCACGAGGGCGAATTTTTGAGCTTGGTG
This sequence is a window from Limnothrix sp. FACHB-406. Protein-coding genes within it:
- a CDS encoding GDSL-type esterase/lipase family protein, with translation MRHNAVVTPFRPKQPQPLRIIAMGDSVIYGYGDLSGGGWVERLRRQWMAPDSAGHVIYNLGVRGDKVSQVSDRLELEFRSRGELRNRLPDRLILSVGTNDSPRVGRADGKNMTPIEIFGPQVEALLDRAQGLCPVLFVGMIPVNPSKMPFLECLYYNHADQYQYKEVIRRACETRRIPFLDCFELWLARGASWVEQRLGSDGLHPNDLGYESLLADVTAWQPIAQLAAMDTKPIA
- a CDS encoding anthranilate phosphoribosyltransferase family protein; translation: MSKVFRELLKTIGSGPHTGKNLDRSQAAEAMRLMLTQAATPAQIGAFLIAHRIKRPTGEELAGMLDAYAELGPRLGPIDLDRPLVSFGIPYDGRSRTAPLGIATGLILAAAGFPLLFHGGDRMATKYGITLTELWQALGLDWTRARWEQVERCLVEQGLTYCYLPKHFPETLPLAAYRDEIGKRPPLATLELLWSPYQGLQHRVMGFVHPPTEQMMRDALALHQIESFTTVKGLEGSPDLPHDRTVITGLGQPGRFDRLCLNPWDLGYSQSNLPLGTAVEWAENLSSLFQGNHGQDHPWRTSVIWNAGFYLWRLSSAGSDRPDDFTDRTPLKNYLAQAATILDQGLAWQKLLDLRSHLAIAPE
- a CDS encoding DUF3172 domain-containing protein, which gives rise to MNRKRQPARDPYRDRDSYRSDYRGNARESAGRDADREPRSEGRSPEPPKKKGFNYTVVAILAGVFILGMGVGIGFSSSASVDPQNVASREFIDRAAPNPELCAQFGASAISMNARIFVTLSPFSVYVSQPEMQPGCVMRSNNWAVLQQRGVVTDKQVSECKNRMNTFAFTGSIDSKPRVDCVYQNDSAGNLFLNQPGVVPAQESDRF
- a CDS encoding Ycf66 family protein, yielding MLAYGLAILVAIGSLLLYAIALRFPILSRRSDVIWSSFGLFYALVLWVCSGQLHGAVLLSQGVVVGLMAWQGWQTLVLREQVARSSLDEVLVAALPQFDRWAGLLNLFRPSQPNLTGWQAFRQSLTGFGIVLWIQIQTQLANLRASRSPGSSPAPTPSPAPKPTPSPTPPPTNAAAAPPAPVSPTTGSEGQSTGQSAEQSTRQSAEQSTGQPVYVRKKYRQPPEGAPPNQTTPSPAPSPEPVPEGSKPVYVRKKYRQALENSSPVPSPNSVPSANPVTPANASADSPSPAAARPDNSEPIAPRPPRPRPTPSRTVKLDGANLPDEVVVDYEELPPRPPRPRRPPAG